GCTTCATTGCGCTGCCGCTCGAGGGAGTGCTGCCGCGCCTGATCGCGGCCGGCGGGCACGAGAAGCACCTGCTGGAGATCGCCTCGATCGTGCTCGCCGTCGGCGGCATCGCCATCGCCTGGCTGCTGTTCCTGCGCAGCCCGCAGCTGGCGTCGTCGCTGACCGATTTCAGCCTGGGCCTGGCGCTGCGTCGCTACTGGCAGGCGGCCTGGGGTTTCGACTGGCTGTATGAGCGGCTGTTCCTGCGGCCCTACCTGTGGCTGGTGCAGGTCAACCGCCGCGACGAGGTGGATACGGCGTACACCGGCATCGCGCACGCCAACCGCCTGGCCTGGCAGGCGCTGAGCCGCACCCAGACCGGGCAGATCCGCTGGTACGCGGCCGGCATCGCGGCCGGCACGATCGTCATTGTCGCCATGGCGGTGTGGCTATGATCCTCGAAGGCTGGATTCTGGTCGCCATGGTTCTGATCCCCTTCATCGGGGGCATCGTTTCGTGGTGGTCGGAGCGCTGGAGCCTCACGCTGCCGCGCTGGATCTCGATGGCCAGCATGACCACGGTGTTCCTGATGGGCTGCTGGCTGTGGCTCACGCTGGACTTCTCGCGGCCCGCGGCCAACGGGCTGCCAGCCTGGGCGCTGGAATTCCGCGTGCCCTGGATCCCACGCTTCGGCGTCAGCCTGCACCTGGGCCTGGACGGCCTGAGCCTGCTCATGGTGCTGCTGACCGGCCTGCTCGGCGTGATGGCGGTGGCCTGCTCCTGGCGCGAGATCCAGCGCTACGTGGGCTTTTTCCACCTGATGCTCTTGTGGAACCTGTCCGGCGTGATCGGCGTGTTCCTGGCGCTGGACCTGCTGCTGTTCTTCTTCTTCTGGGAAGTCATGCTGGTGCCGATGTACTTCCTGATCGCGCTGTGGGGCCACCGCGGTGCGGGCGGCCGCGGGCGCATCTACGCGGCGACCAAGTTCTTCATCTTTACCCAGGCCTCGGGCCTGCTGATGCTGCTGGCCATCCTGGCGCTGGCGTTCGTCCACCACGGCAACACCGGCGTGTGGACCTTCGGCTACATGGACCTGCTGCAGGCCGAGTACGGCCAGACCGCCGGCTACCTGCTGATGCTGGGCTTCTTCATCGCCTTCGTGGTCAAGCTGCCGGCGGTGCCCTTCCATCCCTGGCTGCCGGATGCGCACTCACAGGCGCCGACCGCCGGCAGCGTGGACCTGGCCGGTGTGCTGCTCAAGACCGGCGCCTACGGGCTGCTGCGCTTCGCCATTCCGCTGTTCCCCGAGGCCTCGGCGCATTTCGCGCCGGTCGCGATGTGGCTGGGCGTGATCGGCATCATTTACGGCGCGGTACTGGCCTACGCGCAGACCGACATCAAGCGCCTGGTCGCCTACACCAGCGTCAGCCACATGGGCTTCGTGCTGGTCGGCGCCTATGCCGGCAATGAGCAGGCACTGCAGGGCGTGGTGATGCAGATGCTGGCGCATGGCGTTTCCACCGGCGCGCTGTTCATCCTGTGCGGCGAGGTGTATGAGCGCATCCACACCCGCGAGCTCGGCCAGATGGGTGGCCTGTGGCAGCGTGTGCCGCAGCTGGCGGCGGTGGCGCTGTTCTTCGCCATCGCCTCGCTCGGCCTGCCGGGACTGGGCAACTTCGTCGGCGAGATCCTGGTCCTGATCGGCAGCTTCCGCGTCGACCAGGCGGCGGCGATTGTGGCCGCCAGCGGCCTGATCCTGGCCGCGGCCTATGCGCTGCTGATCGTGCAGCGCGCCTTCCACGGCACGCCGCGCGAGACCGAGCCGCTGGAAGACCTGACCAAACGCGAATTCCTGCTGCTGATGGTGCTGGTGGTGATCCTGGTCTGGCTGGGTCTGTATCCGCAGCCGGTGTTTGAGGTGTCCGAGGCGCCGATGCGTTACATCGGCAGCATGCTGCAGCAGGGTGCCGCGGCGGGGGTGCTGCCATGAACCTGACGCCGCAGGCCCTGATCGCGCTGCTGCCCATCATCCTGATGGCCGCCACCACCGTGGTGGTGATGCTGGCCATCGCCTGGCAGCGCAATCACCGGCTGGCCGCCTTCCTGACCGCGGCCGGCCAGCTGGCGGCGCTGCTGTCGCTGGCGCCGGTGCTGAACATCGCGCCGCAGCCGGTCACCGCGATGCTGGTGATGGACAGCTACGCGGTGTTCTACATAGGCCTGATGCTGGCCTCGGGCCTGGCCGGCACCTTCCTGTTCTACGGCTACATCGACAAGTTCCAGGGCAACCGCGAAGAACTCTATCTGCTGCTGCTGATGGCGACGCTGGGCGCCATGGTGCTGGTGGCCAGCAACGACTTCGCCTCGCTGTTCCTCGGCCTGGAACTGATGACGCTGTCGCTGTTCGGTATGGTCGGCTACCCGGTGCGCGAGCGGCGTGCCCTGGAAGCGGCGATCAAGTACCTGACGCTGTCGGCGGTGGCCTCGGCCGTGCTGCTGTTCGGCATCGCGTTGGTGTACGCCGAGCTCGGCACGCTGGAGCTGCCCAAGCTCGCCAGCCTGCTGCCGGACCCGCAGGGGCCGCGCAACCTCATGCTGCTGGCCGGCGGTGCCATGATCATGGTCGGCATCGGCTTCAAGCTGTCGCTGGTGCCCTTCCACCTGTGGACGCCGGACGTGTACGAGGGCGCGCCGGCGCCCGTTACCGGCTTCCTCGCCACCGTGTCCAAGGGCGCGGTGCTGGCGCTGGCGCTGCGCTACTTCATCACTTCTGGCGTCGGCGTTTACGACTCACTGGTCATGGGCCTGTCGCTGACCGCGCTGCTCTCGATCCTGGTCGGCAACTGGCTGGCGCTGATGCAGCAGAACGTCAAGCGCATCCTGGCCTATTCCTCGATCGCGCACTTCGGCTACGTGCTGGTCGGCATGATTGCCGCCGGCCCGTTCGGGGTGGAGTCGGTGAGCATCTACCTGGTGACCTACTTCGTGACCACGCTCGGTGCCTTCGGCGTGGTGGGGCTGCTGTCCACGCCGATGGGCGACCGCGACGCCGACCAGCTGTGGGACTACCGCGGGCTGTTCTGGCGGCGGCCGTTCCTGACTGGCGCGTTCACGGTGATCCTGCTGTCGCTGGCCGGCATCCCGTTCACAGCCGGCTTCATCGGCAAGTTCTATATCGTCGCCGCGGGCGTGGGCGAGGAGCTGTGGCTGCTGCTGGCGGCAGTGGTGCTGGGCAGCGCCATCGGCCTGTTCTATTACCTGCGTGTCATGGTGACGCTGTACCTGCCGTCCACCACCACGCGTAACCTGCGCCTGCAGCTGTCCTGGCCGCAGCGGATCATGGGCCTGGCGATGATCGTACTCACCCTCATGCTGGTGTTCATGGGAACCTATCCGGAGCCGCTGATCGCCGTCACGCGCACGATGATGGCGCCGCTAAATTAACATGCGCTTCGCGCAGGAATACGGTCGCGTCCGCGATCGTACCCACAATAAGCAAAGGCAAAGAGTGGGCTAGATCCCCAGCGATCCCCACAGCTCGTCCACGCGCTTCTTGACCGCCGGGTCCATGGCGATCGGCCGGCCCCATTCACGGCTCGTCTCGCCCGGCCACTTGTTGGTCGCGTCGAAGCCGATCTTGGAGCCCAGGCCCGAGACGGGCGAGGCGAAGTCCAGGTAGTCGATCGGCGTGTTCTCGATGAGCACGGTGTCGCGCGCCGGGTCCATGCGCGTGGTGATGGCCCAGATCACGTCCTTCCAGTCGCGCACGTTGACGTCGTCGTCGGTGACGATCACGAACTTGGTGTACATGAACTGGCGCAGGAAGCTCCAGACCCCGAACATGACGCGTTTCGCGTGGCCGGGGTACTGCTTCTTCATGCTGACGCAGGCCAGGCGGTAGGAGCAGCCCTCCGGCGGCAGGTAGAAGTCGCTGATCTCCGGAAACTGTTTCTGCAGGATCGGCACGAACACCTCGTTCAGCGCCACGCCGAGCACCGCGGGTTCGTCCGGCGGCCGGCCGGTGTAGGTGGAGTGGTAAATGGGGGC
This window of the Nevskiales bacterium genome carries:
- the nuoN gene encoding NADH-quinone oxidoreductase subunit NuoN encodes the protein MNLTPQALIALLPIILMAATTVVVMLAIAWQRNHRLAAFLTAAGQLAALLSLAPVLNIAPQPVTAMLVMDSYAVFYIGLMLASGLAGTFLFYGYIDKFQGNREELYLLLLMATLGAMVLVASNDFASLFLGLELMTLSLFGMVGYPVRERRALEAAIKYLTLSAVASAVLLFGIALVYAELGTLELPKLASLLPDPQGPRNLMLLAGGAMIMVGIGFKLSLVPFHLWTPDVYEGAPAPVTGFLATVSKGAVLALALRYFITSGVGVYDSLVMGLSLTALLSILVGNWLALMQQNVKRILAYSSIAHFGYVLVGMIAAGPFGVESVSIYLVTYFVTTLGAFGVVGLLSTPMGDRDADQLWDYRGLFWRRPFLTGAFTVILLSLAGIPFTAGFIGKFYIVAAGVGEELWLLLAAVVLGSAIGLFYYLRVMVTLYLPSTTTRNLRLQLSWPQRIMGLAMIVLTLMLVFMGTYPEPLIAVTRTMMAPLN
- the nuoM gene encoding NADH-quinone oxidoreductase subunit M; amino-acid sequence: MILEGWILVAMVLIPFIGGIVSWWSERWSLTLPRWISMASMTTVFLMGCWLWLTLDFSRPAANGLPAWALEFRVPWIPRFGVSLHLGLDGLSLLMVLLTGLLGVMAVACSWREIQRYVGFFHLMLLWNLSGVIGVFLALDLLLFFFFWEVMLVPMYFLIALWGHRGAGGRGRIYAATKFFIFTQASGLLMLLAILALAFVHHGNTGVWTFGYMDLLQAEYGQTAGYLLMLGFFIAFVVKLPAVPFHPWLPDAHSQAPTAGSVDLAGVLLKTGAYGLLRFAIPLFPEASAHFAPVAMWLGVIGIIYGAVLAYAQTDIKRLVAYTSVSHMGFVLVGAYAGNEQALQGVVMQMLAHGVSTGALFILCGEVYERIHTRELGQMGGLWQRVPQLAAVALFFAIASLGLPGLGNFVGEILVLIGSFRVDQAAAIVAASGLILAAAYALLIVQRAFHGTPRETEPLEDLTKREFLLLMVLVVILVWLGLYPQPVFEVSEAPMRYIGSMLQQGAAAGVLP
- a CDS encoding NADH-quinone oxidoreductase subunit L, which translates into the protein FIALPLEGVLPRLIAAGGHEKHLLEIASIVLAVGGIAIAWLLFLRSPQLASSLTDFSLGLALRRYWQAAWGFDWLYERLFLRPYLWLVQVNRRDEVDTAYTGIAHANRLAWQALSRTQTGQIRWYAAGIAAGTIVIVAMAVWL